The genomic interval CGGCGGATGAAACGGCTTGGTAATGTAAGCATCGGCACCTTGACGCATACCCCAGTAGCGATCGAAATCTTCGCTTTTGGTGGTGCAAACTAGGACAGGAATATTCTGAGCCTTGGGTTCATTCTTAATCCAGCGACACAGTTCATAGCCGTTCATCTGCGGCATAATCAAATCTGTAATCACTAAATCGGGATAGCTAGAGCTAGACTGAATCTTTTCCTTAGCCTCCACCCCATTGGTGGCTTCAATGACCTTAATCCCCTGCTCTTGAAGTAAATCTGAGAGCATCTGCCTCAAGGTTTGACTATCATCCACAATTAACACTGTAGTCATAACGTTTCAACTAACCCTGGATAGCTTGGATGAGGTGATAGCCGCTCACTATAATATGGCCAGACTCCACGTCTAGTTCGGCATTGGACTGGGCTATAGAGCAGCGATATCAATTGCTCAGAGCGCTTGATTTTGGGGCATCGGGTACAGACATTCTACACTATCCAGTTGGCTGGCTGTCGCCATACTGAGCATAAAAAGCACGATACATCTTGCACGTATATCGATCGCCCTGTGATAGATCATACGAACGCTGTTGAGTGGTCTAACGGAGGTTAGCCAGACACAGTTGCTAACGTCAATAGTCCTAGATGTTGACCTATGGCAACCCCCGATCGCTGCGCAAATGACAACCCTATCGACTTCATTCTAATCTTCAGATGCACCCTGAAGAAATCAGGACGGTTCAGGGGAGCTTGCTCTGGGTTCCGCCATCTAGCGTACGTGAAAACTAGGAGGCGGCGGGCGATCGCTCTCCATGTTACCCCAGATTCTGGGAAGCACCGGGATGACCCTGATGACCTAGACTAGAGCGATCGCCCTCGATATGACCTCGATGTTACTACAGCACCTCTCGCTTCAGATAGGGCTGCAAGGCATCCGGCACCCGCACCGTACCATCGGGCTGCTGGTAGTTTTCTAGAATGGCCGCCATGGTGCGTCCAATGGCCAGCCCGGAGCCATTGAGGGTGTGGACATACTGGGTGCCCTTTTTACCCGGTTCCTTAAAGCGAATGTTGGCGCGCCTTGCTTGGAAATCTAGGCAGTTGGAGCAGCTTGAAATTTCCCGATATTTGCCCGATGACGGCATCCACACTTCTAGGTCATAGGTTTTGGTGGCAGAAAAGCCCAGATCGCCGGTACAAAGTTCCAGCACGCGGTAGGGGAGCTGCAGGGC from Candidatus Obscuribacterales bacterium carries:
- a CDS encoding response regulator is translated as MTTVLIVDDSQTLRQMLSDLLQEQGIKVIEATNGVEAKEKIQSSSSYPDLVITDLIMPQMNGYELCRWIKNEPKAQNIPVLVCTTKSEDFDRYWGMRQGADAYITKPFHPPELLQTVKQLLRSQAS